The Engraulis encrasicolus isolate BLACKSEA-1 chromosome 4, IST_EnEncr_1.0, whole genome shotgun sequence genome includes a window with the following:
- the LOC134447217 gene encoding UDP-glucuronosyltransferase 2A1-like encodes MLGHLLLVLAALSVFLSVSTGGKVLVFPLDASHWVNMKVIIEELHSRGHDITVVRPSSSWYIKGESPLYTSLTIPMGQFNQDVADDLGLTFLNERMKGKSDSEMARLFLERFSEIHKDSCTMVTTMFEDESLMRSLHDAKYDLVLTDPTLGGGVFLAHRLHLPLVMNVRWTLFGDVHHAIAPFPLSYIPIGAELTDKMTFSQRLQNIMMYVFSQYYFKQLFDSHYSALTKRYFGPDVDYFSLFQDADIWLVRYDFTFEFPRPTMPNVVYMGGFQCKPAKPLPVDLEEFVQSSGEHGVIIMSMGTMFRKLPSDITEEIAAAFAQIPQKVIWRHQGPKPSTLGNNTLLVDWLPQNDLLGHPKTKVFVAHGGTNGVQEAIYHGVPIVGLPLVWDQPDNLSKMVARGTAKVVDITTMDRAVFVEALREVMHEPSYRENMQQLSRIHHDQPMKPLDRAIFWIEFVMRNGGASHLRTQSFRMSWIVYHSVDVILTLMTALLLFLLIVFLIIKKCLSVLFKKKVKSE; translated from the coding sequence ATGCTCGGCCATCTGCTGCTAGTCCTGGCGGCACTGTCTGTCTTCTTGTCTGTGTCCACTGGAGGCAAAGTGCTGGTGTTTCCTTTAGATGCCAGCCACTGGGTGAACATGAAGGTCATCATTGAGGAGCTGCACTCCAGAGGACATGACATCACCGTAGTGAGACCGTCAAGCAGTTGGTACATTAAAGGAGAGTCTCCTCTCTATACCTCGCTCACCATCCCAATGGGCCAGTTTAATCAGGATGTGGCGGATGACCTGGGATTAACATTtttgaatgaacgaatgaaaggcAAGTCTGATTCAGAAATGGCAAGACTATTTCTAGAGCGGTTCTCAGAAATTCACAAGGATAGCTGTACAATGGTGACTACGATGTTTGAAGATGAGAGTCTTATGAGGTCACTCCATGATGCAAAATACGACTTGGTTCTGACGGATCCTACTTTAGGAGGTGGGGTGTTCCTCGCACACCGGCTTCATCTGCCACTGGTGATGAATGTTAGATGGACTCTGTTTGGAGACGTTCACCATGCCATCGCCCCGTTCCCTCTCTCATACATTCCCATAGGGGCTGAGCTGACGGACAAGATGACTTTCTCTCAAAGACTGCAAAATATAATGATGTATGTGTTCAGTCAGTACTATTTCAAACAATTATTTGACTCCCACTACAGTGCTCTCACCAAACGTTACTTTGGCCCTGACGTCGACTATTTCTCCCTGTTCCAGGATGCCGACATCTGGCTTGTGAGGTATGATTTCACCTTTGAGTTCCCACGCCCGACTATGCCCAATGTGGTGTACATGGGCGGGTTTCAATGCAAACCTGCTAAACCACTTCCTGTTGACCTGGAAGAGTTTGTCCAAAGTTCAGGGGAACACGGAGTCATCATCATGTCCATGGGAACTATGTTTCGTAAGCTCCCAAGTGACATCACTGAGGAGATAGCTGCTGCTTTTGCTCAGATTCCTCAAAAGGTCATTTGGAGACACCAAGGGCCAAAACCATCCACTCTTGGCAACAATACCTTACTGGTCGACTGGCTGCCCCAAAATGACCTACTGGGCCACCCAAAGACGAAAGTGTTTGTAGCTCATGGAGGCACCAATGGTGTCCAGGAGGCCATATACCACGGTGTTCCCATAGTTGGCTTGCCTTTAGTGTGGGATCAACCTGACAATCTATCTAAGATGGTAGCGAGAGGAACAGCAAAAGTGGTGGACATTACCACCATGGACAGAGCAGTGTTTGTGGAGGCACTAAGGGAGGTAATGCATGAACCATCCTACAGGGAGAACATGCAGCAGCTCTCCAGGATCCACCATGACCAGCCCATGAAGCCTCTGGACCGCGCCATCTTCTGGATCGAGTTTGTGATGAGGAATGGAGGCGCCTCTCACCTTCGCACACAGTCCTTCAGGATGTCCTGGATTGTTTATCATTCTGTAGACGTAATACTGACACTGATGactgctcttctcctctttctactGATTGTCTTCCTGATCATCAAGAAATGCCTCTCAGTCTTATTTAAGAAGAAAGTGAAATCTGAATAA